A stretch of Prunus dulcis chromosome 6, ALMONDv2, whole genome shotgun sequence DNA encodes these proteins:
- the LOC117632677 gene encoding protein SENSITIVE TO PROTON RHIZOTOXICITY 2: MISGATSNCFQTMPQQEEDEHQGSQIFSMTEDPQVSSFSTSSGPENHSTSLLYSLSVLKEKVRQAKSLFSILISPDHHHHQSQPPESTSMAIASMNNVIQEIIVTASSMMFTCQQMALVSPPPPPPPPGNNNPTSTSNTIDHEEQLLHHQGLNKPLSPLFSQPNFGSGLENKIETLFYPTNDDQALDWFSDSYIDCTTRDTKTRHVQGKQQPISPKSFYIIELDVADLLAKYTHYCQVCGKGFKRDANLRMHMRAHGDEYKTTVALSNPMKKNNSNTNNNNNHGAGGTDGNTDFSTNLPRKYSCPQVGCRWNQKHAKFQPLKSMICVKNHYKRSHCPKMYVCKRCNRKQFSVLSDLRTHEKHCGDLRWQCSCGTTFSRKDKLMGHVALFTGHKPVVISSLASRLGKADQRSHGSQM; encoded by the coding sequence atgatttctGGGGCCACATCTAATTGTTTCCAAACCATGccacaacaagaagaagatgagcaCCAAGGTTCACAAATCTTTTCCATGACTGAAGATCCTcaagtttcttcattttcaaccTCTTCAGGCCCAGAGAACCACTCAACCTCTCTCCTCTACAGTCTCTCAGTCCTCAAAGAGAAGGTTCGCCAAGCCAAATCCCTGTTCAGCATCCTTATCTCTCCAGATCATCACCACCATCAAAGTCAACCCCCGGAGTCGACCAGCATGGCCATAGCAAGCATGAACAATGTGATCCAAGAGATCATCGTCACGGCTTCTTCGATGATGTTCACCTGTCAGCAAATGGCCCTTGTgtcccctcctcctcctcctcctcctccaggTAATAACAACCCTACTAGCACTTCTAATACTATTGACCATGAAGAACAATTGCTCCACCATCAAGGCCTTAATAAGCCTCTTTCTCCTCTATTTTCGCAACCAAACTTTGGTAGCGGCCTTGAAAATAAAATCGAAACTCTTTTCTATCCAACTAATGATGATCAAGCACTCGATTGGTTTAGCGACAGCTACATCGATTGTACCACGAGAGATACGAAAACTAGGCACGTGCAAGGCAAGCAACAGCCTATTTCTCCGAAAAGCTTCTACATTATTGAGCTAGACGTTGCTGATTTGCTGGCCAAGTACACCCATTACTGCCAGGTTTGTGGGAAAGGGTTCAAGCGCGACGCGAATTTGAGAATGCACATGAGGGCTCATGGGGACGAGTACAAGACCACCGTTGCACTAAGCAACCCcatgaagaaaaacaatagcaatacaaataacaacaacaatcaTGGTGCCGGAGGCACAGATGGAAACACAGATTTTTCGACGAATTTGCCAAGGAAATATTCATGCCCGCAAGTAGGGTGCAGGTGGAACCAGAAGCACGCCAAGTTCCAGCCCTTGAAGTCGATGATCTGTGTGAAGAATCACTACAAGAGGAGCCATTGCCCCAAGATGTATGTGTGCAAGAGGTGCAACAGGAAGCAGTTTTCTGTGTTATCTGATCTGCGCACCCATGAGAAGCACTGTGGGGATCTGAGGTGGCAGTGCTCATGTGGAACCACATTTTCAAGGAAGGACAAACTCATGGGTCATGTCGCTTTGTTCACAGGGCACAAGCCAGTTGTGATCAGTTCTTTGGCTAGTAGGCTTGGGAAAGCTGATCAAAGGAGCCATGGATCACAGATGTAA
- the LOC117631946 gene encoding DExH-box ATP-dependent RNA helicase DExH9: MEMGSLKRKSEEVAAEAEGASQKQQKKENGCVTLDDEAVACLHDVSYPEGFVVPPSSSASAGEASEPAKKFNFTLDPFQSEAIKCLEKAESVMVSAHTSAGKTVVASYAIAMSLRNKQRVIYTSPIKALSNQKYREFKEEFSDVGLMTGDVTIDPNASCLVMTTEIWRSMQYKGSEVTREVAWIIFDEVHYMRDRERGVVWEESIVMAPKNARFVFLSATVPNAKEFADWLAKIHRQPCHIVYTDYRPTPLQHYIFPSGGNGLFLVVDEKGKFREDSFQKALNALVPAADGAKKKDSGKWQKGLIMGKAAEESDIFKMVKMIIQRQYDPVILFSFSKRECESLAMQMSKMDLNGDNEKENIEKVFWYAMDMLSDDDKKLPQVSHMLPLLKRGIGVHHSGLLPILKEVIELLFQDGLIKCLFATETFSIGLNMPAKTVVFTNVRKFDGDKFRWLSSGEYIQMSGRAGRRGIDERGICILMVDEKLEPSTAKMMLKGSADCLNSAFHLSYNMLLNQLRSEDGNPENLLRNSFYQFQADRAIPNLEKQRKDLEQERDSIIIEEEDSVKNYYNLLQQYKSLKKELRGIVLSPKYCLPFLKPGRLVSIQCARNDEASPSFSVEDPVTWGVVLNFQRVKNVSEDDASKKPEGSDYTVDVLTRCGVSADGVAKKTIKIFPLKEPGEPVVVSISISQINTMSRLCMVIPNDLLPLQARENTLKRVLETLSRFDKEKIPMLDPEEDMKIESSSYRKVSRRIEALENLFDRHEVANSPLIEQKLKVFHMKQELAAKIKSIKKTMRSSTALAFKDELKARKRVLRRLGYVTSDDVVELKGKVACEISSAEELTLTELMFNGVFKDIKVEEMVSLLSCFVWQEKLKDATKPREELDLLFSQLQDTARRVAEVQLECKVEIDVDSFVSSFRPDIMEALYAWAKGSKFYEIMSVTPVFEGSLIRAIRRLEEVLQQLIQAAQSIGETELESKFEEAVSKIKRDIVFAASLYL; the protein is encoded by the exons ATGGAAATGGGATCACTGAAGAGAAAGTCGGAGGAAGTGGCGGCCGAGGCAGAAGGAGCTTcacagaaacaacaaaaaaaggagaatGGTTGTGTAACCTTGGACGACGAAGCCGTGGCGTGCTTGCATGACGTGTCTTACCCTGAGGGTTTTGTCGTTCCTCcctcttcttctgcttctgctggAGAAGCTTCGGAGCCCGCCAAGAAATTCAACTTCACTCTCGACCCTTTTCAGTCCGAAGCCATAAAGTGCCTGGAAAAAGCCGAGTCAGTCATG GTGTCTGCTCATACATCCGCTGGAAAAACTGTTGTGGCATCGTATGCCATTGCAATGTCTTTAAGAAATAAGCAACGGGTGATATACACTTCACCAATCAAAGCTCTGAGCAACCAAAAGTATAGAGAGTTCAAAGAGGAGTTTTCAGATGTTGGGTTGATGACTGGGGACGTAACAATAGACCCCAACGCTTCCTGCTTG GTTATGACCACAGAAATCTGGCGTAGCATGCAGTACAAAGGGTCGGAGGTGACACGGGAAGTGGCTTGGATAATCTTTGATGAGGTACATTACATGCGTGATCGGGAGAGAGGTGTGGTGTGGGAAGAGAGCATTGTTATGGCTCCAAAGAATGCACGGTTTGTTTTCCTCTCAGCAACCGTGCCAAATGCTAAGGAATTTGCTGATTGGCTCGCAAAGATTCACCGTCAGCCTTGTCACATTGTCTATACCGATTATAGGCCAACTCCTCTGCAGCATTATATTTTTCCTTCTGGAGGGAACGGTTTGTTCTTAGTAGTTGATGAAAAAGGGAAATTTCGTGAGGACAGCTTTCAAAAAGCTCTAAATGCTCTTGTCCCTGCTGCGGATGGTGCTAAGAAGAAGGATAGTGGAAAGTGGCAGAAGGGTTTGATCATGGGCAAGGCTGCCGAGGAAAGTGATATCTTCAAGATGGTGAAAATGATAATTCAACGACAGTATGACCCTGTCATACTTTTCAGCTTTAGCAAAAGGGAGTGCGAATCTCTTGCAATGCAG ATGTCAAAAATGGATCTAAATGGGGAcaatgagaaagaaaacatagaAAAGGTCTTCTGGTATGCTATGGATATGCTTTCGGATGACGATAAGAAGTTACCCCAG GTTTCACATATGCTACCCCTTTTGAAGCGTGGAATTGGTGTGCATCATTCCGGCTTGCTTCCCATTCTGAAGGAAGTGATTGAACTTTTATTTCAGGATGGTCTGATCAAG tgTTTATTTGCCACAGAGACCTTCAGCATAGGATTGAACATGCCTGCAAAAACTGTTGTGTTTACCAATGTCCGGAAATTTGATGGTGATAAGTTCAGATGGCTGTCCAGTGGAGAGTATATACAAATGAGCGGCCGTGCTGGTCGCCGTGGTATTGATGAACGTGGGATATGCATACTCATGGTAGACGAGAAGCTGGAACCATCTACTGCTAAGATGATGCTCAAAGGAAGTGCTGATTGTTTGAACAG TGCTTTTCATTTGAGCTACAACATGCTTCTGAATCAATTACGCAGCGAAGATGGTAATCCAGAAAATTTGCTTCGTAACTCATTCTATCAGTTTCAAGCTGATCGTGCCATCCCCAATCTTGAG aaacaaagaaaggacCTTGAGCAAGAGAGGGATTCAATTataattgaagaagaagatagtgTAAAGAATTATTACAATCTATTACAACAATACAAGAGTTTGAAAAAGGAACTTCGTGGTATTGTGCTTTCTCCCAAGTACTGCTTACCATTTCTGAAACCTGGTAGGCTTGTGTCAATCCAATGTGCTAGGAATGATGAAGCTTCCCCCTCTTTTTCCGTTGAAGACCCTGTCACATGGGGAGTGGTACTTAATTTTCAACGGGTGAAAAATGTTTCCGAAG ACGATGCAAGTAAAAAACCTGAAGGTTCAGACTACACAGTGGATGTCCTGACAAGATGTGGGGTGAGTGCAGATGGAGTTGCAAAGAAAACCATCAAAATTTTTCCTCTAAAAGAGCCAGGAGAACCTGTTGTTGTTTCCATTTCCATATCTCAG ATAAATACTATGAGTAGACTTTGTATGGTCATTCCAAATGATCTTTTGCCACTACAAGCCCGAGAAAACACGCTGAAGAGAGTTCTTGAAACTCTTTCAAGATTTGATAAAGAAAAGATTCCTATGCTAGATCCAGAAGAAGATATGAAG ATTGAAAGTAGTTCATACAGGAAGGTGTCTCGTAGGATTGAGGCTTTAGAGAACCTCTTTGACAGGCATGAAGTTGCAAATTCTCCACTTATAGAACAAAAGCTTAAGGTTTTTCACATGAAGCAAGAATTGGCTGCCAAGATAAAGTCGATCAAGAAAACAATGCGCTCTTCCACTGCATTGGCTTTTAAAGATGAACTTAAGGCAAGAAAGCGGGTTCTTCGGAGGCTAGG ATATGTTACAAGTGATGATGTTGTGGAGTTGAAGGGTAAAGTTGCTTGTGAAATCAGTAGTGCAGAGGAGTTGACCTTGACTGAGCTCATGTTCAATGGGGTTTTTAAGGACATAAAGGTGGAAGAGATGGTGTCTCTTCTCTCATGTTTTGTGTGGCAGGAGAAACTTAAGGATGCTACAAAACCAAGGGAAGAACTTGACCTGCTCTTTTCTCAGTTACAAGATACAGCTCGGAGGGTTGCTGAGGTTCAGCTTGAGTGCAAG GTCGAAATTGATGTTGACAGCTTTGTGAGTTCATTTCGGCCTGATATTATGGAGGCATTGTATGCTTGGGCGAAAGGGTCCAAATTCTACGAGATCATGTCAGTTACACCTGTTTTTGAGGGAAGCTTGATCAGGGCTATTAGGAGATTAGAGGAAGTTCTTCAGCAACTTATACAAGCAGCCCAGTCTATTGGAGAAACTGAGCTCGAGTCAAAATTTGAGGAGGCTGTTTCGAAAATCAAGAGGGACATTGTCTTTGCAGCTTCCCTATACCTATAA